CCTCGGCCTGTCCCAGCACTTCGCCGTAGTTGGCGCGCTGCAGGACGCGGCTTCGCGCGAAGGCGCCGGCGGCGTCGCCTCGCACCTGGTCTGCGGCCACCACGCCATCCACGACGCGCTCGAGCGCGAACTGGCCGACTGGCTGGGCGCGCCGCGCGCGCTGCTGTTCGGCAGCGGCTACCTCGCCAACCTCGCGGTCATCCAGTCCCTGCTGGGCGACGATGACGTCTGCGTCCAGGACCGCCTCAACCACGCCAGCCTGATCGACGCCGCACGCCTGGCAGGCTGCCGCCTGCGCCGTTATCCGCACGCCGACGCCGAGGGCGCGATCCGCCAGTTGCGCGGCATGCCCGAAGGCCTGGCGATGATCGCCACCGACGGCGTCTTCAGCATGGACGGCGACGTCGCCCCGCTGCGCGAACTGGCCCTGGTTGCCCGCGTGCAGAAGGCCCTGCTCTATGTCGACGATGCCCACGGCATCGGCGTGGTCGGTCCTGACGGACGCGGCACGGTCTCCTCGGCCAAGCTCGGCATCGCCGACGTGCCGCTGCAGCTGGCCACGCTCGGCAAGGCGCTGGGTGGCTACGGCGCGGCCGTGGTGGGTGATGCCGACCTGATCGGCCACCTGTCCGAGACCGCGCGCAGCTACATCTACACCACCGCGTTGCCGCCGGCCCAGGCCGCGGCGACGCTGGCGGCGGTCAAGCTGGCCCGCAGCGAGCACTGGCGCCGCAACAAGCTCGAAGAGCTGACCGGCCGCTTCCGCGAACGCGCCCAGCGCCTGGGCCTGGACCTGCTCGATTCGCAGACGCCGATCCAGCCGGTGCTGTGCGGCGAAGACGACCGCGCGCTGGTGATGGCGCAGTCGCTCGAGCAGTCCGGCTACTGGGTCGCGGCGATCCGCCCGCCGACCGTGCCCGAAGGGCGCGCGCGGCTGCGCGTGACGCTGTCGGCCCTGCACGGCGCCGGCGATGTCGACGGCCTGGTCGATGCCATCGCCAAGGCACGCGACCGCGTCAACCTGGGCATGACCGGCCTTCCCGAGCGCAATCTCGCCCTCGTGCGATGAGCGGTGAGCGCGACCTCGCGCGCCTGCTTGCCAGCTTGCAGGTGACCGCGCGCGAGGGCGAATTCGTCTTCGTCAGCCGGCCCGATGCCGATCCTGGCCCGGCCGCGCAGGCCGAAGCCAGCGTCCGCGAGGCCGAAGGCGTCACTTACGTGCTGCCCCGGGCCAAGGCCGATGCACTGCGCCTGGCCTACGACTTCCGCGCGGCCTGGCTCAGCCTGGGCGTGCACTCGGCGCTCGATGCGGTCGGACTGACCGCAGCGGTCGCCACCGCGCTGGCGCGGCACGGCATCGCCTGCAACGTCCTGGCCGGCTTCCATCACGACCACCTGCTGGTCGCGGCGGAACGGCGCGAGGAAGCGCTCGCGGTCCTTTCGGCACTTTCGGTGCAGGCGTCGGCCCACTGAACCCGGATAATCAGCCGCCCGGGCAATCCCCGGACCGGACGCCATCCCCCACGCCGCAAGGCACCTGGTTCCAAGGCAACAACATGTACATCGAGACGCGCGGGCACGGTCCCGCGCTGGCAATGATCCACGGCTGGGCCATGCACGGCGGCCTGTTCGCGCCGCTGGCCGAGCGCCTGGCGCAGCGCTACACGCTGCACCTGGTCGACCTGCCCGGCCACGGCCATTCGCGCGACGACGCCACGCCGCTGCAACCGCAGGCGCTGGCCGCCGAACTGGTCGCGCGGGTGCCCGACGCCGTCTGGCTGGGCTGGTCGCTGGGCGGGCAGTTCGCGCTGCGCGCGGTGCTGGATTTCCCGGAGCATGTCCGTGGCCTGATCATGATCGCTTCGTCGCCGCGCTTCGTCGCCGGCAGCGACTGGCCGCATGGCGTGACGCCGCAACTGTTCGGCGATTTCGGCGATGCCCTGCGCCGTGACTTCCGCGGCACGCTCGAAGGTTTCCTTGCCCTGGAGGCGCTGGGTTCGCCGCACGCACAGGACGAACTGCGCAGCCTCAAGGTGCAGGCGTTCGAACGCGGCGAGCCGGCCGAGCGCGCGCTGCAGGAAGGCCTGACGCTGCTCGACGGCCTCGACCTGCGCGCCGAGCTCGCCGGCCTGCAGGTGCCGAGCCTGTGGATCTCCGGGCGACGCGATCGACTGGTTCCCGCCGGTGCGATGCCGGCCGCGGCCGCGCTGGCGCGCGATGCACGCAGCGTGGTGATCGCCAACGCCGGGCATGCGCCGTTCCTGGGGGCGACGGAGCAGGTGGCGCAGGAGATCGATGCGTTCATGGACGCAGTGGAACGTCATTCCCGCGAAGGCGGGAATCCAAGGACGTCCACGCCGTTCCCACCGGAAGCAACGTCCATGGATCCGCGCCTGCGCGGGGATGACGGGTCACTGGCATGACGGA
Above is a genomic segment from Lysobacter sp. S4-A87 containing:
- the bioF gene encoding 8-amino-7-oxononanoate synthase; protein product: MARATWRERIDAAREQRVATARVRVRRTVTQRDGARCVVDGRSLLNFCGNDYLGLSQHFAVVGALQDAASREGAGGVASHLVCGHHAIHDALERELADWLGAPRALLFGSGYLANLAVIQSLLGDDDVCVQDRLNHASLIDAARLAGCRLRRYPHADAEGAIRQLRGMPEGLAMIATDGVFSMDGDVAPLRELALVARVQKALLYVDDAHGIGVVGPDGRGTVSSAKLGIADVPLQLATLGKALGGYGAAVVGDADLIGHLSETARSYIYTTALPPAQAAATLAAVKLARSEHWRRNKLEELTGRFRERAQRLGLDLLDSQTPIQPVLCGEDDRALVMAQSLEQSGYWVAAIRPPTVPEGRARLRVTLSALHGAGDVDGLVDAIAKARDRVNLGMTGLPERNLALVR
- a CDS encoding ACT domain-containing protein — encoded protein: MSGERDLARLLASLQVTAREGEFVFVSRPDADPGPAAQAEASVREAEGVTYVLPRAKADALRLAYDFRAAWLSLGVHSALDAVGLTAAVATALARHGIACNVLAGFHHDHLLVAAERREEALAVLSALSVQASAH